A region of the Chryseobacterium gotjawalense genome:
ACCAGCCTAAAAAACTTTCAGAAAATCAGATCATCACCCTTCAAAAAATGGGAGAAGCGGTAACAAAACTTTTAATTAACAAGAAAAAGAATGTTCAGGCCGATTACTTTCAACAGATTTTTCACATTACCAATAATTTAGTTTGTGTACTTGATTCGGATTTTAAACTGAAAGACCCGAATCCTGCTTTTGAAGAAGCTTTCAATCAAAAAAAAGAAAGTACGCTCCGTCAATCTTTGGTAAATATTTTAGGACATCACAATACCGAACTCAAAGCCCTGGCGGGAACTTTTCCCAGAAAAGATGAAGTATTATGCACGACCTCCACTGTTACTGATCTGCAAAACACGATAACCGTGGAATGGTCCTTCAAACAAAATGATTCTGATATTTTTTGTTTTGGACGAAACATCACCTCTCAGATCGAACAGAATCTGAAACGCGAAAACTCTGAAAAAAGGTTTAGAAATTTTTTCCAAAATGCGATCGGACTCATGAGCATGCACGATTTGCAGGGGAACATATTGGATGTTAACCAAAAAGGGCGCGAATTGCTTAATTATTCCGAAAAAGAGATCAAAGGGTTGAATTTAAAGGATCTCGTTCCGCAGGCAAACTGGCCATCACTCAATGATTATCTCACCAGAATTGCGGCGAATAAGGAAGACTTAGGAAATATGCTTTTGCAGAAGAAAAACGGCGAGGAAGTGATCTGGATGTACCACAATACACTGGAAACCGATGAAGAGGGCAACCCTTATATAATGAGCACCGCCCTGAATGTCACTGAAAAAATGACTTTAGAAAAAGATTTAATTTATGCCAATAAAATACTTGAGCAGACCGGTGATGTTGCGCAAGTAGGAGGATGGGAAGTAAATCTGCGAAAAAACACCGTTTACTGGTCGCAATCCGTAAAGGAGATTCATAAAGTTCAACCGGATTTCGTACCCACTTTGGATAATGCCGTAGAATTCTATACGGGAGAAAATAATAAAAAACTTAATTTTTTACTGCAAGAGGCGATACAAAAAGGAATTTCCTACGATGACGAACTTCAGCTTTTACGCACAGACGGTGTGCTGATCTGGGTAAGAGTAAAAGGAGTACCTGAGTTCGACAATGGCGTCTGCACCAAAGTTTTTGGGATTATTCAGGATATTGATGCGTCTAAGAAAACTTTTCTTGAACTGGCCGAAAAAGAAGCAATGCTGCAGTCTTTTATAAAATACACTCCCGCTTCCGTCGCCATGTTTGACCGTAAACTCAATTATCTCGCGGTAAGTAAATCGTGGGAAAAAGAGTTTTACATGGATGATTTAGAAATCATCGGAAAGCATATTTATACCATATCACCTCATATCCCCGAAGAAAGATCCAAAATATATTTAGATGCCTTAATAGGCAAAACCTATAAAAATGAAAACTTACAGATTAAACTTGCTGGTCATGACGAACCGCAAAATTATGATATTGAAGTAAGTCCTTGGTATCTTTCAGAAGACAACATAGGGGGCATCGTTGTTTCAGCCAAGAATATCACGGATTATATAAAAGTAAACAAAAATCTTAAAAAGGCGAAAAAAATGGCAGATATTGCCAGCAGAGCCAAATCTGAGTTTTTATCCAATATGAGTCATGAAATCCGAACACCGCTCAATGGAGTTATTGGATTTTCAGATCTTTTATTAAAAACTCCGCTCAATCAAATGCAAACGCAGTACCTCAACTATATTAATGAGTCGGGTGAAAGTCTGCTCAATATCATCAATGACATCCTTGATTTTTCGAAAATAGAATCGGGAAAAATGGAACTGTTGGAAGATAAATCCAATATTTATAATATGGTAAGTCAGGTGATGAATGTCATCCTTTACCAGTCCCAGAGAAAAGATATTGAATTGCTTCTGAATATAGAACAGGGATTGCCAAAAACGCTGTGGCTGGATGAATCCCGAATTAAACAGGTCTTGATTAACCTTCTCGGCAATGCAGTTAAATTTACAGACTCTGGAGAAATCGAACTGAAAGTGGAGAAGCTGAAGATCGGAAACGAAAACATCACTTTACGATTCGCTGTGAGGGACACCGGAATAGGTATTCCTTCTGAAAAACAATACCGTATTTTTGATGCTTTTACGCAGGAAGACAGTTCCGTAAGTAAAAAATATGGCGGTACAGGTTTAGGACTTACCATTTCTAACAATATTTTAAAATATATGGACAGTCATCTATCGCTTTCCAGTGAACTACAAAAAGGTTCTATATTTTATTTCGACCTTACCGTTCCTTATGAAACTGAAAGCTTTGATGAAGAAGAGGATTTGAATATAGATCATATACTGATTGTAGATGATAATGAAAACAACCGTATCATTCTGCAACATATGCTGGCCTACAAAAACATCCGTTCAACATTAGCTGCCAATGGCATGGAAGCACTTCATATCTTAATGACAGGAGAGCGTTTTGATGTCATTTTAATGGATTACCATATGCCGCTAATTTCCGGTTTGGAAACGATAGAAAAAATAAAAGAGTTATTCAATAAGAAGGATGAGCTTTCCCCACTGATTGTTTTACATACCTCCTCAGAAGAACACGAAGTCATAAATTCTTTCCGCCAGGATGAAAAATCTTTCTGTCTGTTAAAACCTATTAAATCTGAAGAACTTTACACTACGCTGAGACGCGCCGTAAAAAATAAATTTAAGCAGACTGAAGAACTCAATAATTCCCGCGAAAATAAGCAGTCTCTATTTCCAGATGCGTTGAATGTTCTTTTGGTTGATGACAATCCGGTGAATATGGTTTTGAACAATAAGATGATGCAGTCACTTATTCCGCAAGCCCATTTAACTGAAATGGTCGATGGTCTGCAAGCACTGAATGCCTGCAAAAACAACACCTTCGATCTTATCCTTATGGATGTTCAAATGCCGGTTATGGACGGAATAGAGGCAACAAAACAAATCCGTTTATTACCTCAATACAAAGAAGTTTCTATAATTGGCATTACGGCAGGAAATATTTTGGGTGAAAAAGAAAAATGCCTCGCCGCCGGAATGACTGATTTCTTACCTAAACCTTTAAGACAAGCTGACCTTTTAGAAAAACTAGTTCAACATGTTGCGCTTCATGAAAATGAACAACCCAACAAAATCGTAGAACACGATCAACATCTCGATCTCCATCTGCTGAATGAACAAGTGGGCGAAGATGAGAAGTTCCGAATAATGTTCTTACATTTGGTCCTGCAGGAACTTACCCTTTCTCAGGAAAAATTAAAAAATGCAATAAGAGAAAACGATATTAATGATCTTAAAAAAACATTACACAAACTGAAAGGAACCGCCGGAACCGCAGGTCTTTTTAAACTTGCGGAGATTTCTGCAAACTGGGAAAATAAAATAGAAAAACCGTCAGATTATGACTCCCTGGAGAAAGAGATAAAAATAGAAATAGCAATTGGGCTAGATTTAATGAAAGGACTGCTAAATTAAAAAATAAAAATATGTTAATTTTAATCGCCGAAGACGACGAATTGATTTTAAAAACAATAGAACATAAATTACTCAAAGAAGGATATGAAGTTATTTTAAGCCGAAATGGCAGAGAAGCCATTGACAATATACAAAACAAAAACGTAGACCTTATCATTACAGATATTATGATGCCTTTTGCCTCAGGAATAGAAATCCTTTCCGCCATTAAATCAACAGGAAAGAAAACACCGGTCATCATGCTTTCGAGTATGGGCCAGGAAGAAGTGGTTCTTAATGCTTTTGATTTAGGCGCCTCCGATTTCATCGTGAAACCTTTCAGTCCCAATGAATTGATGTTAAGGATCAAAAGATTGATTTCAAAATAGAAGTACTATGCTGTTTTTAGACATTTCACTGCATTTTCTTTTCGACACCTTTCTGGGAATACTGTTAATCGTTTTCCTGTTAATTTTGGGGGTACTGTACTACAGTTTTTATCTCTTCAAAAAACTCATTGATCTTATAAACTGGTCACAGGAAATAGATTACAAAGTTACACAGGTAATCGTTCATGGTAGTGATGAACTTGAAAAAACAGACGCTGACCGTTTCAGTCAGTTTTCTAATAACTCCTCTTTCCGCGATTTATTTCTAGAAAAACTGGTCGATTCAGAAAAGAAATTTTCGGGGGCAGCACAAAATGAAATCAATAAACTTTTTCAGGATTATAACCTCGAAAAAGAGGCCTTTGAAAAATTAGATCAAAAAAAACCTTACCTTATTGCGGGCGGCATACAGGAACTTACTTCCATGCGGGTAGAAACAGCAGTCCCAAAAATAAATTCTCTTTTAACACATTCTTCATCTCTTGTTTACCAGGAAGCGCAATACGCAATGGTTAGTTTTAAAGGTTTCGACGGCCTGCAGTTTTTGGATACCGCTTCTAATATGATTTCAGAATGGCAACAATTGCGTTTGCTCCTTTCAGTTTCTCATATTCCTGAAAACGGTGATGACTCCTTTAAGAACTGGCTACGAAGTGAAAATAATTCCGTAATTATTTTTACACTTCGGTTAGCGAGAAAGTTCCAGATGTTATCATTTTATTCTGAAATTTTAAATTTACTGGACCATTCTTCAGAACAAGTAAGAATACAGGCGGTACAAACCTTGCAGTCCCTGGAAAACCCTTCTACCGTGAATGATCTTACCGCATCTTATACAAACCAAACTCCCGATGTGCAGGTTGAAATCATTAAGGTTTTAAAAATTGCAAAAGACCAGCGCGCTGTAGTTTTTTTAAAAAAACAGCTGATTGACCACCCTTTTCCGAAGTTAAAAATCTTCGCAGCTGAAGCTCTTTTCTCGCTCGGCCATGAAACTTTTTTAATGAGCTTGGCAGAAAACGAATCTTCTCCGGAACAACTCATCCAAATTATTAAACATTCCATGCAGGAAAAGGTATGCTAGTATTTTCTCAAATCATTTATGAGCTTATAATCTGGCTGTTCCTGTTGTATGGAACAGCGGTGTTTCTTGTATACGGATGGATCGGAATTTACGCGCTAGGTGCTGTTATCCGTTATAAAAAAAAGAATGCTTTCACCGATTACAGCATGATTGCAGCTAATCCAAATGCCCCGACTTTCAGCGTTATAGCTCCCGCTTATAATGAAAGTATGACCATCGTAGAAAATGTAAGATCTCTGTTGTCTCTTTATTATCACAATCTGGAAATCATCATCATAAATGATGGAAGCAAAGACGATTCGATATTAAAGCTGATTGAGGCTTATGAACTTGAAGCGGTTTCTTTTTTTGTACAGGGCGAAATAGAAACCAACAAGATCCGCGAAGTTTATAAAAGTAAAAATCCCGCCTTCAAAAAATTAATTATCGTAGACAAAGATAACGGCGGTAAAGCAGATGCACTAAATGTTGGAGTTAATATATCTTCCGGTGACTATCTTGTCTGTATCGATGTAGACTGTATTCTGGAACAGGATGCGATCTTGAAATTAGCAAAACCCTTTCTGGAACAAACTGATAAAAAGCTTATTGCCTGTGGCGGAGTTATCCGTCTGGCCAATAACTGTAAAATTGAAAATGGCAAAGTCACCGATGTTAATATTCCTAAAACACTGCTAGGAAGAACCCAAGCTTTAGAATACATCAGAGCTTTTGTATTGGGGAGAATGGCTTGGTCACGCGCTTCAGGATTAATTTTAATTTCGGGGGCTTTTGGAGTTTTTGACAGAAAAATAGTTCTCGCTTGCGGTGGTTACGACCGAAACACCGTTGGCGAAGATATGGAGCTGGTAGTCCGTATGCGAAAGTATATGGAAGAAAAGAAAGAACCCTACGAAGTCATCACCATTCCCGATCCTTTGTGCTGGACCGAAGCACCGGAAACAAAGGCTATTCTTAAAAAGCAGCGAAACAGATGGATGCGCGGAACCATGGAAACCCTGTGGAAACACCGTAAATTAATGTTTAATCCAAAATACGGAAAACTGGGAATGATCAGTCTTCCATACTGGTTCTTTTTTGAATTGCTGGGTCCACTTATAGAATTTTTAGGTTACGTTATTTTTATCCTATTTTTGATCTTAGGAATTATCAACTGGCCTTTCTTTATTATTTTATTCGCCTTGGTCATATCATCAGGATTTCTTTTTTCAATCTACGGTATTTTGGTAGATCTTTTATGTCATCAGGTTTACGCCAAAAGGAAAGATTTCCTGACCTTAATCGGCGTCGCCATTTCAGAGCCTTTCTATTTTCATCCTCTTGTGGTAAAAGCGGGAGTGAGTGGGTTTATCGATTATTTTAAAAAATCCCATGCCTGGGGCGAAATGACCAGACAGGGCTTTAATCAGAACCATTCTGGTTTACCGTTCAAAAAGCGGATTTGGGCAATGCTGCAACGTGGACTTCATCAGTGGGCCATATTTGCAGGTGTCTTTTTATTATTGTTTTCATTGGGAACCTTTGCAGAATGGGTTTGGTACCGGCATACTTTTCAAACGCTGAACAGTTCAGTCCTTGGTGAGAATCTTTTACTAAACAATCTGATATTTGTATTAAAATTGATATTGGGTTCTGGTCTCATTTATTTAATTTTAAATTTCCTGAACGAAAGCTGGGCGAAAACTTTAATCATCATCTCATTCACCTTCGTCGTCGTAAGCCAATACCTGTTATTCATATATTTTTCAGAATCGCATAATTTATTGGGTGCTGATATTCTTTATTACAGTGAAGCGGAAATGAAACAGATTTTAGAGGCAAGTGGAATGCTTAATTTTAAAAATTTTGCCTTAATAGGAATTTTAATTGCAATCTCCTTTATTCCTTTTTGGTTCGCTTCTAAATCCTCTTTTAAGCCCAAATATGTTGCCGCAGTATTTTTAGGTCTCGGAGCAATCAGTTTTTCCTTCCCTAATGATATGATGCAGTCAGATCATTCAAACGGTTTAAATGAATTTGATCAGAACGCCGCGAAAAGCAAATGGGCTTATTTTTTAAATTCTAACATCGATAACTTCATTAGTGAACATCCGGAATTAACTGCTTTTGGTGGTGATTCAAATAATTTTGAAATAAATTCGGAGATGCTCGACCAATCGTTCCCATTTTGGCGGAAAGAAAATACCCCGGACTTTTTAGGCTCGTATCTGAACAAATCTGATAAAGTACCGAATCTCGTTTTCGTCCTCGTCGAAGGTTTAGGGCATGCCTACAGTTCGCCAAACGGCTATGTCGGAAACTTCACTCCTTTCATCGATTCGCTGGCAGGCAAAAGCCTTTATTGGGAAAATAATTTAAGTTCCTCCGGACGAACATTTGCGGTTCTACCCACGATTACAGGTTCTTTACCTTTCGGAAAAAACGGATTTTTGGAAATAGAAAAAACTCCCGACCATTTTAATCTGTACACTGTTTTAAAATCAAACGGATTTGAAACAGGATTTTTCTACGGCGGCAACAGTGCTTTTGACCGTATAAAAGAATTTTTGGAATACAGCAAAGTAGATCATATAGTAGATGAGTTTTCGTATGATACACCGTATCAAAAATTGCCGTCAAGCGTGGGCGGCGAAAGTTGGGGTTATGAGGACCAGGCTGTTTTCGGAAAAATGCTGCAGGTTCAGAAACCAATGCCAAAACCGTATTTCGATATTATTCTTACTTTATCAACGCATAATCCGTTTTTAATTAATAATGCTCCTTATTACGAGAAGTTGTTTACGCAGCGGGTGAATTCAAATCAGTTGTCAAACAAACAGAAAAAATGGGCGCTGGATAACAGAAAGCAATTGGTTTCAGTATTAAATCTGGATGATGCCTTAAATAATTTTTTCAGAAGTTACCGCAAACGCGATGATTTTAAAAATACCATCTTTGTGATCACCGGTGACCACAGTATGCCGGAAATTACGCTGGAGTCGAAAATAGACCGGTACCATGTTCCTTTGTTGGTGTATTCGCCTCTTCTAAAGGAATCGAAACATTTTAAAAATACCGTAAGTCATTTTGATGTGGCGCCTTCAATTCTGGCTTATTATAGAGACAATTATACTATTTCAACTCCGTCTACCGTCACCTGGATGGGCAGAGGTCTTTCAGAAAAACCAAGAACTGACCAACTAAGAATTCCATTAATGCAGAGTAAAAATCAACTGATTGACTACGTTTACGGGAAATATCACCTGCAAAACAACCAGCTTTTACTTTTAAATAATCTGCAGGAAGATGGTGTAAATAATGAAACAGCTTTTAACAAAGCCACCGAGAGTTTCAAAGAGTTCAAAAATATGAATTCCCAGTTTTACCGCACTAAAAAGCTGATGCCGGATTCCGTGATCGCCAATTTCATCAAAAACACGCGATCAAAATTTTAAAACTTTTTGGTATATCCTAATGAAAAATCATACTGATTTCCCTTGGTTTTAGGCAAATATTCTGTATTATAATACATTGCAGAAATAGAGAAGAGGTTTGTTTTTTTCAGGGCAAAATTATATTCTCCGCCAATTTTGAAAGTTTTCAGTTTATAGATTTCATTTTCCAATAAATTGCTGAGATAACTTTCCGGACTGATTCCGGTTCCGATTTGAAAAGCAAAATAATCCGCAGCTCCTTTGGTATAATAGCGAACCGTCCCCGTATAAGACTGAGAAATATTATCATTATCCGGCGTAATATAAGTCCTTAAATTAAACCAGAAATTCTTGTAATATTTCCCGACCGAGGCGGTATACATCCAAATATTATTGCTGAAGTAAAGTTGTCTGTAGCCTATTTCAGCTTCATAACTTTTCGGAAGATTCGCATTTAAAGAAACACCGCTTCTATATTTCGGAAAGATTCCGACATCATTGGAATAGCCCGCTCCAACATACAGATAAAACATTTTAGACAATTTCGGATAAGCCTCAAGTTCAATCTGAGTACCGCTTGCCGCAAATTTATTGGCATAATTCCCTTTCAGAATCACCGACCCGATTGGCGTAACTCTTTTGTAACTTAGCCCCACGATATGCCAGTCATCATCAAACTGTTTATCAAAATGAGAAAAATTATAGGTAATACCTATGGCATTTTTAGAAGTAAAATCATTTATTTTAATGGAAAGAGCTCTGGCTTCTGTATTTTTAGGATTAATTCGCAGAAGAGTGTTGATTGTTTTTTCCGCCCCCGCATAATCTGAATTATTAAAATCGACTTTCGCCTTCAGCAATAGCAGCGCTTCCGATTGAGGATGGTATTCCAGTCCTTTATTCAGAATTTCTGTTGCTTTTGCATTTTGATCATTCCAATACTCCAGAGAACCGTACGCTATAAAAAAATCTTCATCGTGAACTTCCTTTTTCTGTAGTCCTTCAAAGACCTCTCTTGCAGAACTTAAATCATTGGTCCAGGTATAAAGTCTTCCTAAAAAAACAGAAATATCTGTATAATCCGGCGCTTTTTCCAATGCTGCCTTTGTAAGTTTAATGGCGGTGGGATAATCTTTCTGTTCAAAAGCTGCGTTCCGGGCTTCAACGAACAATTCATCAGCACTTAAACTTTGTTGGCTGTAGGCTGCAAAATGAAATAACAATAGCATTAAAAAACCAAGATATTTTTTCATCAAATTTTAAATAAAGGTTAAAAGAGATATTTTACATAAATTCAAAGAACAAATATATTGAACTTTTATTTAGTTATGCTTAATAATAAAAAGGTCAAACTTCTATTTTTCATTATTCAAAATGGTTTTATGCCCACAATTTAAAGACAGTAACTCACATTTAAGGCAATAAAAAAGGTAAACCCATTTTTTTTAAACCAGGAAATAACCGGAAAATATTGGCTTAATTTTCGCTTTTAATTTATAAACTGTTAATGAAAAACCCTACTTTTATTCGCCTCACCGACAAAGGAATATACTGCATTCCGGGTAAATTCTACATTGATCCCTGGAAACCCGTTGATCTGGCCGTAATTTCTCACGGGCATGGTGACCACGCACGTTGGGGAATGAAAAAATATTTGTGCCATCAATTTACGAAGCCCATTTTAAAACATAGAGTTGGGCAAGATATTGAAATTCAAACGGTGGAATATCGACAGGAAATTATTATTAATGGAGTGAAAGTTTCCTTACATCCTGCCGGACATATCATCGGATCAGCGCAGATCAGAATGGAGTACAAAGGGTATGTGATTGTCTTTTCCGGAGATTATAAAACAGACGACGACGGATTGTCTACGCCTTTTGAATTGGTTAAGTGCCACGAATTTATCACAGAAAGTACTTTTGGATTACCAATTTATAACTGGTTAAAACCGCAGGAATATTCAGAATTAATGCAAAACTGGGTTCAACAAAATCGTGAAAACGGTAAAACGTCCGTCTTCATCGGTTATTCTTTAGGAAAAGCCCAACGGATTATGAAATCCATCGAAGGCAGCGGAAAGATTTTCGTTCATCAGTCGATCGGCAAACTCAATGAAGGAATAGAATCTGTGGGAATTCATTTACCTGAATATGAAACGCTGAATTTTCAGGAGAGTTTAAAATCAACCGATGGCGAAATCGTGATTTTACCGCCCGCATTATTTGATTCCAACATCATTAAAAAAATACCGAATCGTGCCACCGCGATCTGTTCCGGCTGGATGCAGGTTCGGGGTTCCAGAAGGTGGCGCTCCGCCGACGCCGGATTTGCAATTTCCGATCACGCAGACTGGAACGGATTAATTGAAACCGTGAAAGCCACCGAAGCCGAAAAAGTATATGTCACCCATGGACAAATCGCCATATTTTCTAAATATTTAAACGAAATTGGAATCAATGCCGTAGAATTAAAAACCATTTTCGGAGATGAAGAAACCACCGAAAAAGAACTCCTAGAAACTAAATGAAAGATTTTGCCCAACTCATCAATGCGCTCGACAGCACCAACAAAACAACCGCGAAAGTAGAGGCGATGGTTTCTTACCTGAACACCGCAAATGCCAATGACAAGTTGTGGTTCCTGGCTTTATTTACCGGCAAAAGACCGAAAAGACCGGTAAACACCAATCTTTTAAAGCAATGGGCTTTAGAAATCACGCAACTTCCGGAGTGGCTTTTTGTAGAATCGTATGCTGCCGTGGGCGATTTGGGCGAAACATTATCACTGATCCTTCCCAACGCCGAAAACCAAACCGACAAACCGTTAACACAATGGATGACCGAATTGAATGCCTTAAAAGACCAAACCGATGATGAAAAGAAAAAGTATGTCCTGGAATCCTGGAACGGTTTGAATCATGTGGAACGATTCATCTTTAACAAATTAATTGGCGGAAGTTTTCGAATCGGAGTTTCTAAAAAACTGTTGATCAATGCACTGTCAAAATATTCCGGTGTTGAAACCAATATTCTGATGCACAGCATTATGGGAAAATGGAAAATTGACGAAGAGAATTTTGACGATTTAATCCTGGGAACCCATATCAATCCGGATGCTTCCAAACCTTATCCTTTTTGTCTGGCATATCCTTTAGAAAAAGAAATTCAGGAATTGGGCAACCGAAAAAACTGGCAGGCAGAATTTAAATGGGATGGCATCCGCGGACAGTTCATCAGGCGAAATGAAGAAATATTTATTTGGTCGCGCGGCGAAGAATTGGTCACAGAACAGTTTCCCGAAATTGTTTCCGCGTTAAAAGAAGTGGAAGGTAATTTTGTAATCGATGGTGAAATTCTCGTGGTGAAAGACGACAGAGTTCTTAATTTTAATGAACTGCAGAAGCGCCTGAACCGAAAAACAATTCCTAAAAAAATGCTGGAAGAACTTCCGGTTCATATTTTTGTTTATGACATTTTGGAACTGGAATTTGAGGATCTCAGAGAAAGGTCTTTGTCCGAAAGACGACTGCTTTTAGAAAATTTACTTGCAGATTCCCCAGTCCAGAATATTAAAATATCAGAAATCATTCATACTGAAACGTGGGAAGAATTAGCCCAAATCAGGGAAAACTCTCGGGACAATAATTCTGAAGGTTTAATGTTAAAAGAGACAAATTCCCGATATCATGCCGGCAGAAAAAAAGGCGACTGGTGGAAATGGAAAGTCAGTCCTCTCACGATTGATGCGGTATTAATTTACGCTCAAAAAGGTTCCGGCCGCCGAAGCAGCTATTATACTGACTATACTTTTGCAGTAAAAAATGATGATAAACTCGTCACCATCACGAAAGCTTATTCAGGTTTGACAGACAAAGAAATTATGGAAGTCAGCAAATTTGTGAACAAAAACGCCATCGAAAAATTTGGGCCGGTCCGAACTGTAAAACCTGAACTGGTTTTTGAAATCGCTTTCGAAGGAATCGGTTTCAGCAGCCGGCATAAAAGTGGCGTGGCATTGCGGTTCCCGCGAATCGTCCGTTGGCGCCGGGATAAAACAGCCGACGAAATTGATGACCTTGAGGAAATTAAGAAACTGATTACTTAATTTTTAAAACCCCGAAAGACCTCATAATTTTTTAATATAATTTTGTTAAAAAGTAAGACGTATGGTACCATTAAAAAAAAAAAATTCGTTTATTTTAATAGTGAAAAACAGTAGTGAAACTGGTGTTTCAAAATATATTTAAATTCTGAATGACCGAAAAATTTAAAAATTCCACAGGTTTCCAGATCATCGAAAAATGGATGGAAGACAAAGACCGCGAACCCTTTGGTTTTCAGTCTGAAACGTGGTATAAATTTTCCCAGAATTATTCGGGAATGGTGATCGCGCCAACAGGTTTTGGAAAAACATTCTCGGTTTTTTTAGCCGTCGTCATCGATTATATGAACAATCCGGACCATTACAAATCCGGCATGAAACTTCTGTGGATTACGCCACTGCGCGCCTTAGCAAAAGATATTGCAAAAGCGATGAGCGAAGCTTTGGAAGAAATCGGATTAGACTGGGAAGTTGCCGTGAGAAATGGTGATACGCCAAAAGAAATTCGGGCGAAGCAGACCAAAAAAATGCCTGATATTTTGATCATAACGCCCGAAAGTCTGCATCTGCTTTTAGCCCAAAAACAACACCAGAAATTTTTCAAAAATCTTCAGTGCATCGTTGTTGATGAATGGCATGAGTTGCTGAGTTCGAAACGAGGCGTGATGACCGAACTGGTCGTTTCACGGATTTTTAGTTATCAGAAAAAATTAAAAATATGGGGAATCACGGCAACCATCGGAAATCTGGACGAAGCCATGGAAGTCCTCATTCCCTACCCGATTAAAAAAACTAAAATTGTTGCCAAAGAAAAAAAGAAAATCGAAATCAAATCTATTTTCCCCGATGATGTCGAAGTTTTGCCTTGGGCCGGACATTTAGGAACGAAACTCGCTGATAAAATAATTCCTATTATTCTGGAAAGTCAAACGACTTTGGTGTTTACCAATACCCGA
Encoded here:
- a CDS encoding sulfatase-like hydrolase/transferase: MLVFSQIIYELIIWLFLLYGTAVFLVYGWIGIYALGAVIRYKKKNAFTDYSMIAANPNAPTFSVIAPAYNESMTIVENVRSLLSLYYHNLEIIIINDGSKDDSILKLIEAYELEAVSFFVQGEIETNKIREVYKSKNPAFKKLIIVDKDNGGKADALNVGVNISSGDYLVCIDVDCILEQDAILKLAKPFLEQTDKKLIACGGVIRLANNCKIENGKVTDVNIPKTLLGRTQALEYIRAFVLGRMAWSRASGLILISGAFGVFDRKIVLACGGYDRNTVGEDMELVVRMRKYMEEKKEPYEVITIPDPLCWTEAPETKAILKKQRNRWMRGTMETLWKHRKLMFNPKYGKLGMISLPYWFFFELLGPLIEFLGYVIFILFLILGIINWPFFIILFALVISSGFLFSIYGILVDLLCHQVYAKRKDFLTLIGVAISEPFYFHPLVVKAGVSGFIDYFKKSHAWGEMTRQGFNQNHSGLPFKKRIWAMLQRGLHQWAIFAGVFLLLFSLGTFAEWVWYRHTFQTLNSSVLGENLLLNNLIFVLKLILGSGLIYLILNFLNESWAKTLIIISFTFVVVSQYLLFIYFSESHNLLGADILYYSEAEMKQILEASGMLNFKNFALIGILIAISFIPFWFASKSSFKPKYVAAVFLGLGAISFSFPNDMMQSDHSNGLNEFDQNAAKSKWAYFLNSNIDNFISEHPELTAFGGDSNNFEINSEMLDQSFPFWRKENTPDFLGSYLNKSDKVPNLVFVLVEGLGHAYSSPNGYVGNFTPFIDSLAGKSLYWENNLSSSGRTFAVLPTITGSLPFGKNGFLEIEKTPDHFNLYTVLKSNGFETGFFYGGNSAFDRIKEFLEYSKVDHIVDEFSYDTPYQKLPSSVGGESWGYEDQAVFGKMLQVQKPMPKPYFDIILTLSTHNPFLINNAPYYEKLFTQRVNSNQLSNKQKKWALDNRKQLVSVLNLDDALNNFFRSYRKRDDFKNTIFVITGDHSMPEITLESKIDRYHVPLLVYSPLLKESKHFKNTVSHFDVAPSILAYYRDNYTISTPSTVTWMGRGLSEKPRTDQLRIPLMQSKNQLIDYVYGKYHLQNNQLLLLNNLQEDGVNNETAFNKATESFKEFKNMNSQFYRTKKLMPDSVIANFIKNTRSKF
- a CDS encoding YaiO family outer membrane beta-barrel protein produces the protein MKKYLGFLMLLLFHFAAYSQQSLSADELFVEARNAAFEQKDYPTAIKLTKAALEKAPDYTDISVFLGRLYTWTNDLSSAREVFEGLQKKEVHDEDFFIAYGSLEYWNDQNAKATEILNKGLEYHPQSEALLLLKAKVDFNNSDYAGAEKTINTLLRINPKNTEARALSIKINDFTSKNAIGITYNFSHFDKQFDDDWHIVGLSYKRVTPIGSVILKGNYANKFAASGTQIELEAYPKLSKMFYLYVGAGYSNDVGIFPKYRSGVSLNANLPKSYEAEIGYRQLYFSNNIWMYTASVGKYYKNFWFNLRTYITPDNDNISQSYTGTVRYYTKGAADYFAFQIGTGISPESYLSNLLENEIYKLKTFKIGGEYNFALKKTNLFSISAMYYNTEYLPKTKGNQYDFSLGYTKKF
- a CDS encoding ligase-associated DNA damage response exonuclease, which encodes MKNPTFIRLTDKGIYCIPGKFYIDPWKPVDLAVISHGHGDHARWGMKKYLCHQFTKPILKHRVGQDIEIQTVEYRQEIIINGVKVSLHPAGHIIGSAQIRMEYKGYVIVFSGDYKTDDDGLSTPFELVKCHEFITESTFGLPIYNWLKPQEYSELMQNWVQQNRENGKTSVFIGYSLGKAQRIMKSIEGSGKIFVHQSIGKLNEGIESVGIHLPEYETLNFQESLKSTDGEIVILPPALFDSNIIKKIPNRATAICSGWMQVRGSRRWRSADAGFAISDHADWNGLIETVKATEAEKVYVTHGQIAIFSKYLNEIGINAVELKTIFGDEETTEKELLETK
- a CDS encoding ATP-dependent DNA ligase, whose protein sequence is MKDFAQLINALDSTNKTTAKVEAMVSYLNTANANDKLWFLALFTGKRPKRPVNTNLLKQWALEITQLPEWLFVESYAAVGDLGETLSLILPNAENQTDKPLTQWMTELNALKDQTDDEKKKYVLESWNGLNHVERFIFNKLIGGSFRIGVSKKLLINALSKYSGVETNILMHSIMGKWKIDEENFDDLILGTHINPDASKPYPFCLAYPLEKEIQELGNRKNWQAEFKWDGIRGQFIRRNEEIFIWSRGEELVTEQFPEIVSALKEVEGNFVIDGEILVVKDDRVLNFNELQKRLNRKTIPKKMLEELPVHIFVYDILELEFEDLRERSLSERRLLLENLLADSPVQNIKISEIIHTETWEELAQIRENSRDNNSEGLMLKETNSRYHAGRKKGDWWKWKVSPLTIDAVLIYAQKGSGRRSSYYTDYTFAVKNDDKLVTITKAYSGLTDKEIMEVSKFVNKNAIEKFGPVRTVKPELVFEIAFEGIGFSSRHKSGVALRFPRIVRWRRDKTADEIDDLEEIKKLIT